TATCATCCCCTCTCTCCTGATATCTGGTCTTTGTATATTTTCAGATTATCAGAAGTTTTCTTTGGGTGGGTCAATTTTCAGCTGCAATTTTGTGCTTTAGTGGGTCAATTTTAGGCTACCAAAACTAAAATATGGACTAGATATTAAAAAACATAGGGAAAGAATAAATTATATAGATGCAAATGGTCATGATATAGAAGATAACTTCAAAGACCCAAATCATCCACTATCCTTAGTATTTATATGTGCAATGTGGTTAACGGGATTTGATGCCCCTAGTGTATCTACCTTGTACCTAGACAAGCCTATGAAGGGGCATACCCTAATGCAAGCCATAGCAAGAGTAAATAGGGTATATCCAGGAAAAAACTCAGGTCTAATAGTAGACTATCTAAATCTATTTAAATCTATGAAGAGAGCCCTTGGTGACTATGCGAATCCAGATAATGAAGACGAAATGCCTGTGAAAAATATAGAAGCTATGCTAGATTTATTGGATCAAACTATAGATGAAACTTATAAGTTTTGTAAGAAACTTGATATAGATTTTGATAAGATATTAGAGGTAGATGAAGCCTTTTCTAGAATATCTTTATTTGAAGAATATCTAAATATATTACTAGATAAAGATGATTACAAAGAAGAATTTAAGATTTATACAAATTTATGTAGAAATATATATGAAGGCAGCAAACCAGAAGTATTTGAAAAGAGATGGAACAATAAATATCTTACTATTATATTTTATTTAGACGACATGTTTAAGGCTGCTGTTAGAGATGTTAACATAGATAGGGCTAAAATTGAACTAGATAAAACATTGGATTTAAGTGTTAAAGCTAATTCTGTAAAAGAAGATGGTTCTGAAGAATATGGAATAAAGGCTATGAAGACTATAAGTCTTGCAGAAATAGACACCGAAGATATAAAGCGAAAAATACAAGAATCACCCTATAAAAATATCGAAATACAAGAGCTTAGAAGCTTTATAGAAGAAAAACTTGAAAAGCTATTACAAGAAAACAAGACAAGAATTTCTTTCTCTGAAAGATATAAAGCCATAATAGATAGATATAATTCAGGTAACTCCAGTAATGAAAATTACTATGAAGATCTGATAGATTTTGTAGATGATTTAAAAGAAGAAGATGAAAGAAATATTAAAGAAGGTTTAACAGATGAAGAATTAGAGTTATATGATTTATTGAAGAAAGACAATTTAACTAAAAAAGAAGAAGAGCAAGTAAAACTATCAGCTAAAAAACTATACGAAGCAATTATGAGAGATGATAGTGAAACTAAAGTAGTAGACTGGTACAAAGATGAACAACCTAGGAGAAAAGTCAAATTAAGGGTTGAAAAAGTATTAGATAATTTTCTTCCTGACAGCTACAATAAAGAAGTGTTTACCAGGAAATCAGAGATAGTATTTACTCATTTACTTGAAGATGCAATGATGGTGAATCAGAGTTATCTAAGTCAATAAAAACTACCAAAATATCAAATTAAGAAAAACTGGCAGTATAATCCAATCAAGCTGTGCTTAATCTATAATCATTTTTTCCTTCTTTTTTTGCAAGATACATGGCGTCATCCGCCTTTTTTATTAAGGTTTCCATGTCTTTTCCATTATCTGGATATATGCTGACTCCTATGCTTGCCCCAATTTGAACTTCTTCCCCGTCAATATCAAAGGGTGAGGATAAGGTTTTGATAATTTTTAAAGCACCTGTTTTTGCATGTTCTGAAGAAATTATGGTGGGAAAAATTATGGTAAATTCGTCTCCTCCTAATCTGGCTATAGTATCAGATTCTCTTGCAGACTTAATCAGTCTTTCTGATACTTGAATTAAAAGTTTATCACCGGCATCATGGCCTAAGGTATCATTCACTGATTTGAAACCGTCAAGATCAATAAAAAACAATGCAAATTTACGCTGGTAGCGTTTTGATTCTTTTACTGCTTGTTCTAATCTGTTTATAAACATTCCTCTGTTAGGAAGATTTGTTAATTTATCATAATTTGCTGAATGATAGAGCTTTAGCTGCAATTGTTTTCTTTTTGTCATTAGCCTGGCTATTACCCATGAGGGAATTGCTGCTAATAAAAACAATAAGATTGATAAAAAAAGAAGTTTGGTCAAAAGCCCCCGGTTTTCTAATTGAAGTCTATGGGCTGGGACATGGGAAATTACTTTCCAATAATATTTATCAGCTTTTATGTTTTTTGGATTGGTGCTGGATATTTTATTTGAATTTGATTTGAGCTCTTCTTTGAGCGGGTAAACTGTGGTTGAAGTAAATAATCCTTTTGTATTGGAGAATTGGCAAACATCAGAGGATTGAATAATTTCCCAGGATTTAGGAAATTTTAATGAGAATTTATAGTTTTTTTTGTTTTCGAACATAAATCCCCATTCAAGATCTTTGTCGGGGCCATGTAACCAATAACCATCTGAATTGATTAGCATAAGATTACCAGGAGAAAGACTGTCTCTTTTTTCCATGGGTTCAATTAATTGTTCGCCAAGATAGTTGAGAATTACAATTCCTTGTTTTTTATTGGCATTGTTAAAAATCGGTACTGCAAAACGAATCATTGGTTTTAAGGGTTTTTCAACTTTTTTGTTTTCTATGTTAAGATCAAATGGTGAGATGAAAAATTCGTTTGGCAAAAGAGCCATAGTTTCTTTGAAGTAGTATCGATCTTTTTTTGACTGGAGGTTGGCTTCAGGGATGATAGATGGGTTCCCTTTATTGAAGTTTATTCTGACTTTTTCCATCCCTGTTTCATTGATAAATCTAATTTGGTCATATTTGTTTTTTTCTTGGCTAAATGCTAAATATTCCTTAGCTATATTTATCAATATAGTGTTTATCACCACTTTCAATCATATATAAAAGCTCATTTTGTCTGGATAAAAAATTTAAGTCTGAAACAATATCTTTTAGATTTAAATTAATTAATTCTGCCTGCATCTTTGTTTTTGTCTTTTCTTCAATTTTTATCCAGGAAAGATGGTCTTTTTTCTCCAAATTATAAAAAACTGTTATAGCTCCAGCTATAAAGAGCCCTATAAGTAAAAAAATACTAAAAAAATAGCGATAGGTTGTAATTTCTTTTTTTAATTTACTCATTTGCTGTATCTATCCTTAGGATAAGTGAAATAGCGGTAATTTCTATTGGCCAGATTTTTTTCCAGAAGTTTTTGCATAAAAGGAAACAGCTGTAATTATTACTATTCCATAAACAAGTCTTGTCCATAAGCCTTGTGCTCCAGCACTTACAAGTCCTGCTTCAATCATTGAGATTATTATGCTGCCAACAAATGTTCCATAAATTGTTCCTTTTCCCCCATAAACTGAAGTTCCCCCTATAAAAACCGATGCAAAAACAACAAGCATGAATCCTTCACCCTGGGTGGGCCACCAGTTTGCCATTTCACAGCAGACAAGAGCTCCTGAAAATCCGCTGCACAAACCCATAATTATAAATACATAAGTTTTTGTTTTGTCTACGGAAATTCCCATTATTTTTGCTGCGTTTGAATTGTCTCCGGTAAATTTTATCCTGTCTCCTAAAACATGGTTGTTTAAAATTAAAATAAAGATAATGGTTAAAATTATAAGCCAGACAAATTGCATTGGAATAAATCCAGCAATTCTTCCTGAAAGAATTTGATAGCCAAATGTGTCCCTTATTCCAATAAGGCTTTTTGCAAGTCCTTGTGCAAGAAGAACTGTAAGTCCTCTGATAAAAAACTGGGTTCCAATTGTTGCAATAATTGAGGGGACTCCAATTTTTACAATTAAAAATGCGTTTAATCCTCCACAGACTCCGCCTGTTAAAATTGCGGCTATAAAACCTAAAAACACACTTCCTGTTTCAATAAAAATAATTGAAAATACAAATCCCGAAGCTGCCATTACTGCCGGAAAAGAAAGATCCATTTCACCGCAAACAATGACTAAGGTAAGCCCTAGTGCCAAAATAGCAGTAAAGGGAATTGTGGACATATAAGCAGAGTAAATCCCTGAAGAAAGAAATGTTCTTGGGCTTAAAAACATGAAAAGAACAAGAAGTGATAATAAAATCAAGGTGATTATGAATTGGTGTCTGTATCTTAAAATAAATTTCATTTTATATTCCGGCATGGTCAATTAAAATCTTTGTAAGATTGTCAAGATCTGTGTCTGCTTTATTTATTATTGTGTCTGTCTTCCCCCTTGAAACAATCACAAATCTGTCTGCAACTTCAAAAACATGCCTTAAATTATGGGTTATAAGAATGCATGATTTCCCCTGATTTTTAATTTCTTTGATAAATGAAATTACTTTTTGAGATTCATTCTGGGCCAGGGCAGTTGTCGGTTCATCGAGTATGATTACTTCAGAGTCAAAATACATGGCACGACCTATGGAAAGACCCTGCCTTTCTCCTCCGGAAAGTGATGAAACAGGAGAATCCGGTGTGATTCCAACTCCTTTAAGGCCTAAATTTTTCTGAAGAATTTTAAGGGTTTCTTTTTTTTCAAATTTCTTGTCTATAAAACCAAGAAAATTTGTTTTATGTCTTCCCATGAAAAAATTCCGCCAGATTGCCTGGTTTTCAGCAAGGGATCTGTCCTGGTGAACTGTTTCTATTTTGTTTTCTCTTGCAAGCTTTGTGGAAAATTTTTCAATTTTTTTTCCGTTGAGAAAAAAATTGCCTTTATCATGGGGGAAAACTCCAGACATTATTTTTACAAGTGTTGACTTGCCTGCTCCGTTATCTCCTAAAAGGCCTACAATTTCATTTTTTTTAAGGGTGAAATTCACTCCTTTAAGGGCATGGATTTCACCAAAGTTTTTCCAAATATTTTCAAGTCTTATAATATCCATAGAATTTATTAAAAAACCTTTTTAAATTTTACCGGAAGTTAAAAAAACTTTCGGCAATAAACAAGATTTATCTTAACCCTTTTTTGGCAAGAGGTTTAATTTTTTCAATTTCGTTTTTACCTATAAACCCGCTTCCTGTATCAATGGTAAGGCCTGAAAAGCCAAATTTTTTGGTAAGAACAATCTGGGTTATGGAAAGATATCCAAGTAAAAACGGCTGGGCATCTCCAATAAGGTCAACATATCCCTTTTCAATGGCTTCAGCTGTTGCAGGAGAAAGTGAAAAGCCTGC
This sequence is a window from Desulforegulaceae bacterium. Protein-coding genes within it:
- a CDS encoding DUF3387 domain-containing protein — encoded protein: MQAIARVNRVYPGKNSGLIVDYLNLFKSMKRALGDYANPDNEDEMPVKNIEAMLDLLDQTIDETYKFCKKLDIDFDKILEVDEAFSRISLFEEYLNILLDKDDYKEEFKIYTNLCRNIYEGSKPEVFEKRWNNKYLTIIFYLDDMFKAAVRDVNIDRAKIELDKTLDLSVKANSVKEDGSEEYGIKAMKTISLAEIDTEDIKRKIQESPYKNIEIQELRSFIEEKLEKLLQENKTRISFSERYKAIIDRYNSGNSSNENYYEDLIDFVDDLKEEDERNIKEGLTDEELELYDLLKKDNLTKKEEEQVKLSAKKLYEAIMRDDSETKVVDWYKDEQPRRKVKLRVEKVLDNFLPDSYNKEVFTRKSEIVFTHLLEDAMMVNQSYLSQ
- a CDS encoding GGDEF domain-containing protein, coding for MEKVRINFNKGNPSIIPEANLQSKKDRYYFKETMALLPNEFFISPFDLNIENKKVEKPLKPMIRFAVPIFNNANKKQGIVILNYLGEQLIEPMEKRDSLSPGNLMLINSDGYWLHGPDKDLEWGFMFENKKNYKFSLKFPKSWEIIQSSDVCQFSNTKGLFTSTTVYPLKEELKSNSNKISSTNPKNIKADKYYWKVISHVPAHRLQLENRGLLTKLLFLSILLFLLAAIPSWVIARLMTKRKQLQLKLYHSANYDKLTNLPNRGMFINRLEQAVKESKRYQRKFALFFIDLDGFKSVNDTLGHDAGDKLLIQVSERLIKSARESDTIARLGGDEFTIIFPTIISSEHAKTGALKIIKTLSSPFDIDGEEVQIGASIGVSIYPDNGKDMETLIKKADDAMYLAKKEGKNDYRLSTA
- a CDS encoding ABC transporter permease, which gives rise to MKFILRYRHQFIITLILLSLLVLFMFLSPRTFLSSGIYSAYMSTIPFTAILALGLTLVIVCGEMDLSFPAVMAASGFVFSIIFIETGSVFLGFIAAILTGGVCGGLNAFLIVKIGVPSIIATIGTQFFIRGLTVLLAQGLAKSLIGIRDTFGYQILSGRIAGFIPMQFVWLIILTIIFILILNNHVLGDRIKFTGDNSNAAKIMGISVDKTKTYVFIIMGLCSGFSGALVCCEMANWWPTQGEGFMLVVFASVFIGGTSVYGGKGTIYGTFVGSIIISMIEAGLVSAGAQGLWTRLVYGIVIITAVSFYAKTSGKKSGQ
- a CDS encoding ATP-binding cassette domain-containing protein produces the protein MDIIRLENIWKNFGEIHALKGVNFTLKKNEIVGLLGDNGAGKSTLVKIMSGVFPHDKGNFFLNGKKIEKFSTKLARENKIETVHQDRSLAENQAIWRNFFMGRHKTNFLGFIDKKFEKKETLKILQKNLGLKGVGITPDSPVSSLSGGERQGLSIGRAMYFDSEVIILDEPTTALAQNESQKVISFIKEIKNQGKSCILITHNLRHVFEVADRFVIVSRGKTDTIINKADTDLDNLTKILIDHAGI